A window of the Streptomyces sp. JB150 genome harbors these coding sequences:
- a CDS encoding DUF3043 domain-containing protein: MGLGSNPGHPVPLAFVFRSRAKEEKATVADKAQVTVSKQPRDPQAPKGRPTPKRSEAQSQRRSVANTSMTRKEAAKRAREERRAALERQRQALAGGDERYLPARDKGPVRRFARDFVDARFNIAEFFLPMAVVILVLSMVRVAALQNIALLLWLVVIVLIVLDSFVTGFRLKKRLAERFPDDNKRGAVAYALMRSLQMRRLRLPKPQVKRGERP; the protein is encoded by the coding sequence GTGGGGCTGGGGTCCAACCCCGGGCACCCCGTACCCTTGGCTTTTGTGTTCCGTAGCCGTGCCAAGGAAGAGAAGGCCACCGTCGCCGACAAGGCGCAGGTGACCGTCTCCAAGCAGCCCCGTGACCCGCAGGCCCCCAAGGGCCGCCCCACGCCCAAGCGCAGCGAGGCCCAGTCGCAGCGCCGCAGCGTGGCCAACACGTCGATGACGCGCAAGGAGGCCGCCAAGCGGGCCCGCGAGGAGCGCCGTGCCGCGCTGGAGCGGCAGCGCCAGGCGCTGGCCGGCGGTGACGAGCGGTATCTGCCGGCCCGGGACAAGGGCCCGGTCCGCCGCTTCGCCCGCGACTTCGTCGACGCGCGGTTCAACATCGCGGAGTTCTTCCTGCCGATGGCCGTGGTCATCCTGGTGCTGAGCATGGTGCGGGTGGCGGCGCTCCAGAACATCGCGCTGCTGCTGTGGCTCGTGGTGATCGTGCTGATCGTGCTGGACTCGTTCGTCACCGGCTTCCGCCTGAAGAAGCGGCTCGCCGAGCGCTTCCCGGACGACAACAAGCGCGGCGCCGTCGCCTACGCGCTGATGCGCTCCCTGCAGATGCGCCGGCTTCGGCTGCCGAAGCCGCAGGTCAAGCGCGGGGAGCGACCCTGA
- a CDS encoding methyltransferase domain-containing protein produces MVARQLEEQIAGRFPVGQRLRVLDVGMGQGTQALRLARAGHQITGLEQDPTMIAAAREALAGEPEGIRERMRIIQGDGRDTGVHFVPGSFDVVLCHGVLMYVEEPDPLLAGLARVLAPGGLLSLLVRNGDALAMRPGLSGDWAGALAAFDTTAYRNRLGLDVRADRLSTLTDTLAGIGAPLHTWYGVRVFTDTAADGAQAPADLETLLAVEERAGRTDPYRGVAALLHLCGVRG; encoded by the coding sequence CTGGTCGCCCGGCAGCTCGAGGAGCAGATAGCCGGGCGGTTCCCGGTCGGGCAGCGGCTGCGGGTGCTGGACGTGGGGATGGGCCAGGGCACCCAGGCGCTGCGGCTGGCCCGCGCCGGGCACCAGATCACCGGCCTGGAGCAGGACCCGACGATGATCGCCGCGGCGCGTGAGGCGCTGGCCGGTGAGCCCGAGGGCATCCGCGAGCGGATGCGGATCATCCAGGGCGACGGCCGGGACACGGGCGTCCACTTCGTGCCGGGCAGCTTCGACGTGGTGCTCTGCCACGGGGTGCTGATGTACGTCGAGGAGCCGGATCCGCTGCTGGCGGGGCTGGCCCGGGTGCTGGCGCCGGGCGGGCTGCTGTCGCTGCTGGTGCGCAACGGGGACGCGCTGGCGATGCGGCCGGGGCTGTCCGGGGACTGGGCGGGGGCGCTGGCCGCCTTCGACACCACCGCCTACCGCAACCGGCTGGGGCTCGACGTGCGGGCCGACCGGCTGAGCACGCTGACCGACACGCTCGCCGGGATCGGGGCGCCGCTGCACACCTGGTACGGGGTGCGGGTGTTCACGGACACGGCGGCCGACGGCGCGCAGGCACCGGCCGACCTGGAGACACTCCTGGCGGTGGAGGAACGCGCGGGCCGGACGGACCCGTACCGGGGGGTCGCGGCGCTGCTGCATCTGTGCGGGGTGCGCGGCTGA
- a CDS encoding trypsin-like peptidase domain-containing protein, producing MEADPLRAPRRAAAGPPRGPLCVPGGLGGDRVVGLARVIGVGRVVGPARVVGLARIADFARAVGAVGVVGVLLAGCTGDGGAAVRAGETAGRTTARAAAPAAAGDLQNDYQRVIRDVLPSVVQIQGREDLGSGVVYDDEGHIVTNAHVVGEQRDFQVTTANSEERLAARLVFSYPEQDLAVVKLDRPPQGLRPAVFGDSAKVEVGQIVLAMGSPLGLSSSVTQGIVSATGRTVTEPGDGGGTGATLANMVQTSAAINPGNSGGALVDLDGQVIGIPTLAATDPGLGEGAAPGIGFAIPSSMVRTVADQIVREGRVTDSGRAALGITGRTVVNRAYRPVGVAIVEVRDGGAADRAGLRPSDVIVRLGDADITTITSLQEALAELRPGERTTVTYSRDGAEKTVDVTLGEQ from the coding sequence ATGGAAGCTGATCCTCTGCGGGCGCCGCGCCGAGCGGCCGCGGGCCCGCCGCGCGGACCACTCTGTGTGCCCGGCGGTCTCGGCGGTGACCGGGTCGTCGGTCTCGCCCGAGTCATCGGCGTTGGCCGGGTCGTCGGTCCCGCCCGGGTCGTCGGCCTCGCCCGGATCGCAGATTTCGCCCGGGCCGTCGGTGCCGTCGGCGTGGTCGGGGTCCTGCTCGCCGGATGCACCGGTGACGGCGGGGCGGCCGTCCGGGCCGGCGAAACGGCCGGGCGGACGACCGCGCGGGCCGCGGCGCCGGCCGCCGCGGGCGATCTGCAGAACGACTACCAGCGGGTGATCCGCGACGTCCTGCCGTCGGTCGTGCAGATCCAGGGCCGCGAGGACCTGGGCTCCGGGGTGGTCTACGACGACGAGGGCCACATCGTCACCAACGCGCATGTCGTCGGTGAGCAGCGCGACTTCCAGGTGACCACCGCCAACAGCGAGGAGCGGCTCGCCGCCCGGCTGGTCTTCTCCTATCCCGAGCAGGACCTGGCCGTGGTGAAGCTGGACCGGCCCCCGCAGGGGCTGCGCCCGGCGGTCTTCGGGGACTCCGCCAAGGTGGAGGTGGGGCAGATCGTGCTGGCGATGGGGTCGCCGCTCGGGCTGTCGTCGAGCGTGACGCAGGGCATCGTGTCGGCGACCGGACGGACCGTCACCGAGCCCGGCGACGGGGGCGGCACGGGCGCGACCCTCGCGAACATGGTGCAGACGTCGGCGGCGATCAACCCGGGCAACAGCGGCGGCGCGCTGGTCGACCTCGACGGGCAGGTCATCGGCATCCCGACGCTCGCCGCGACCGATCCCGGCCTCGGCGAGGGCGCGGCGCCCGGCATCGGGTTCGCGATCCCGTCGTCGATGGTGCGCACGGTCGCCGACCAGATCGTCCGGGAGGGCCGGGTCACCGACTCGGGGCGGGCGGCGCTCGGCATCACCGGGCGCACCGTCGTCAACCGCGCCTATCGGCCGGTCGGGGTGGCCATCGTGGAGGTGCGCGACGGCGGGGCGGCCGACCGGGCGGGCCTGCGGCCCTCGGACGTCATCGTGCGGCTGGGCGACGCGGACATCACCACCATCACCTCGCTGCAGGAGGCCCTGGCCGAGCTGCGGCCGGGCGAGCGGACCACCGTGACGTACAGCCGCGACGGGGCCGAGAAGACGGTGGACGTGACGCTGGGCGAGCAGTGA
- a CDS encoding bifunctional adenosylcobinamide kinase/adenosylcobinamide-phosphate guanylyltransferase → MELTLLGTGAPAGLPRPDCPCAVCATALGPDARAATALLLDGALLLDLTPGAAFAAARAGRSLGGVRQVLLSHPHDGPAVEVPAGLPQPGRVPDGRELALLTGHRVRAVALDAPGTGYAVTGPDGQRLLYLPPGGAPAGLEEGGAHTEPYDMVLADVVGRPDALARLRAVGAVGPTTDVVAVHLDHDVPPGAELARRLAAAGARAVPDGTTLIVGAYEDVPDLPRRTLVLGGARSGKSVEAERRLEAFPDVVYVATGGTRGGDGEWAARVAAHRERRPGSWRTVETCDLVPLLKDDGPPLLVDCLSLWLTDAMDAVGAWDDAEWAGGGERALRERVRELAGAVREARRVVVAVSNEVGSGIVPATASGRRYRDELGRLNAAVAAECEQVLLVVAGQALVLRG, encoded by the coding sequence GTGGAACTCACTCTGCTCGGCACCGGTGCCCCCGCGGGACTGCCCCGCCCCGACTGTCCCTGCGCGGTCTGCGCGACCGCGCTGGGGCCCGACGCAAGGGCGGCGACCGCGCTGCTCCTGGACGGGGCGCTGCTGCTGGACCTGACGCCGGGGGCGGCGTTCGCGGCGGCGCGGGCGGGCCGGTCGCTGGGCGGGGTGCGGCAGGTGCTGCTCTCCCATCCGCACGACGGGCCCGCCGTGGAAGTGCCGGCCGGGCTGCCGCAGCCCGGCCGGGTGCCCGACGGGCGGGAGTTGGCGCTGCTGACGGGGCATCGGGTGCGGGCGGTGGCGCTGGACGCGCCGGGCACCGGCTACGCGGTGACCGGGCCGGACGGGCAGCGGCTGCTGTATCTGCCGCCCGGGGGCGCGCCGGCCGGGCTGGAGGAGGGCGGCGCGCACACGGAGCCGTACGACATGGTGCTGGCGGACGTGGTGGGGCGGCCGGACGCGCTGGCGCGGCTGCGGGCGGTCGGGGCGGTGGGGCCGACGACGGACGTGGTCGCCGTCCACCTCGATCACGACGTGCCGCCGGGGGCCGAGCTGGCGCGCCGGCTGGCGGCGGCGGGGGCGCGGGCGGTGCCGGACGGGACGACGCTGATCGTGGGGGCGTACGAGGACGTGCCCGATCTGCCGCGGCGGACCCTGGTGCTGGGCGGGGCGCGGTCGGGGAAGTCGGTGGAGGCGGAGCGGCGGCTGGAGGCGTTCCCGGACGTCGTGTACGTCGCCACGGGCGGGACGCGCGGCGGGGACGGTGAGTGGGCGGCGCGGGTGGCGGCGCACCGGGAGCGGCGGCCGGGGTCGTGGCGGACGGTGGAGACGTGCGACCTGGTGCCGCTGCTGAAGGACGACGGGCCGCCGCTGCTGGTCGACTGTCTGTCGCTGTGGCTGACCGACGCGATGGACGCGGTCGGGGCGTGGGACGACGCGGAGTGGGCCGGCGGGGGCGAGCGGGCGCTGCGGGAGCGGGTGCGGGAGCTGGCCGGGGCGGTGCGGGAGGCACGGCGGGTGGTGGTCGCGGTGTCGAACGAGGTGGGCTCGGGGATCGTGCCGGCGACCGCGTCGGGGCGGCGGTACCGGGACGAGCTGGGGCGGCTGAACGCGGCGGTGGCCGCCGAGTGCGAGCAGGTGCTGCTGGTGGTGGCGGGTCAGGCCCTGGTGCTGCGCGGCTGA